A single Cucumis melo cultivar AY chromosome 4, USDA_Cmelo_AY_1.0, whole genome shotgun sequence DNA region contains:
- the LOC103486911 gene encoding uncharacterized protein LOC103486911 isoform X1 yields MPTSTTAIAGSGDSSNTIIGSSAEDKSLKESAAAQNEVQELEKFSKQIYPCQPGEAQCSVAISADQETNRSFGNDQNIVPHDGVFNNIAVSTSSNFRSNVDDGRDIEIAVQDAVLREQELATQNIIRSQRESVGADGLPAEQSDIFSERYDPSTIKEHLLKITSEHRAEMAMKRGKLNLPEEGNLEIGNGYGVPGGCASYGASKPGIVANGNNVTGQKIQGQVKEAEQSSAAKALPEYLKQKLRARGILKEDAEHSNPTNSDAVSNTKLHGEKLPHGWVEAKDPHSGVSYYYNESSGKSQWERPSELSSDTQLSSAVSLPEDWMEAIDQTSGLKYYYNMRTHITQWERPVASHQTTLTHSNDKVPGPWNDQTLEQSKCITCGSGMTLVQGSRYCNACTSGVSTSSTNGMWQDQSSEQNKCMGCGGWGLGLVQAWGYCNHCTRILSLPQCQYLPTNNISNQQKTENIKHSADPSIKKSATDRSKWKPPMGKGGKRESRKRSYSEDDELDPMDPSSYSDAPRGGWVVGLKGVQPRAADTTATGPLFQQRPYPSPGAVLRKNAEIASQTKKGSSHYAPISKRGDGSDGLGDAD; encoded by the exons ATGCCGACTTCTACTACAGCAATTGCAGGTTCAGGAGATTCGTCCAATACCATAATTGGTTCTAGTGCCGAAGATAAATCCCTCAAGGAATCAGCTGCTGCTCAAAATGAAGTGCAAGAACTTGAAAAGTTTAGCAAACAAATTTATCCTTGCCAACCGGGAGAAGCTCAGTGTTCTGTGGCAATATCTGCTGATCAAGAGACCAATCGAAGTTTTGGGAACGATCAGAACATTGTTCCCCATGACGGTGTGTTTAACAACATTGCTGTCTCAACTTCTAGCAACTTCAGGTCGAATGTTGACGATGGCAGAGACATTGAGATTGCTGTTCAGGATGCCGTGTTGAGGGAACAG GAACTCGCTACCCAAAATATTATTCGTAGCCAAAG GGAATCTGTGGGTGCAGATGGACTTCCGGCTGAGCAATCAGATATCTTTTCAGAACGTTATGACCCGAGTACTATTAAA GAGCATCTTTTGAAGATTACTTCTGAACATCGTGCAGAAATGGCTATGAAAAGGGGAAAGTTGAATCTTCCAGAAGAAG GGAACTTGGAAATTGGAAATGGATACGGAGTACCTGGTGGATGTGCTTCCTATGGTGCTTCAAAGCCTGGAATTGTTGCCAATG GAAATAATGTGACTGGCCAGAAAATCCAGGGACAAGTCAAGGAAGCCGAACAAAGTTCTGCTGCCAAAGCATTGCCAGAGTACCTCAAGCAGAAGCTAAGAGCTAGGGGTATTCTTAAAGAAGATGCAGAACACAGTAATCCT ACAAATTCTGACGCTGTTTCAAACACAAAGTTGCATGGAGAAAAGCTGCCTCATGGATGG GTGGAGGCTAAAGACCCTCACAGTGGCGTTtcatattattataatgaaaGTAGTGGGAAGAGTCAATGGGAAAGGCCCTCCGAACTTTCTTCTGATACGCAACTTTCATCAGCTGTATCCCTTCCAGAAGATTGGATGGAGGCAATTGATCAAACATCAG GCCTTAAATACTATTACAATATGAGAACCCATATAACCCAGTGGGAGCGGCCTGTTGCATCTCATCAAACAACTTTGACACACTCGAATGATAAAGTTCCTGGGCCTTGGAACGACCAAACTTTGGAGCAAAGTAAATGCATCACATGTGGAAGTGGAATGACCCTCGTACAGGGTTCAAGATACTGCAACGCTTGTACAAG TGGGGTTTCTACAAGTTCAACCAATGGGATGTGGCAGGACCAATCGTCTGAGCAAAATAAATGCATGGGATGTGGTGGCTGGGGACTAGGCCTTGTGCAAGCTTGGGGTTACTGTAATCATTGCACACG AATTCTCAGTCTCCCCCAGTGTCAGTACTTGCCAACCAACAACATTAGCAATCAGCAGAAGACAGAGAACATCAAGCATAGTGCCGATCCCTCCATTAAAAAATCTGCGACAGATAG GTCCAAATGGAAACCTCCAATGGGAAAAGGTGGAAAGCGAGAAAGTAGGAAGCGTTCCTACAGTGAGGATGATGAATTGGATCCAATGGATCCTAGCTCTTATTCAGATGCTCCTCGTGGTGGCTG GGTTGTGGGTCTAAAAGGTGTGCAGCCTCGGGCAGCAGATACTACTGCTACA GGTCCTCTCTTTCAACAGCGGCCATATCCATCACCTGGAGCTGTTCTGAGGAAGAATGCTGAAATtgcttcacagaccaagaaagGAAGCTCTCACTATGCACCCATTTCCAAGAGGGGAGATGGAAGTGATGGCCTTGGTGATGCTGACTGA
- the LOC103486911 gene encoding uncharacterized protein LOC103486911 isoform X2, producing MPTSTTAIAGSGDSSNTIIGSSAEDKSLKESAAAQNEVQELEKFSKQIYPCQPGEAQCSVAISADQETNRSFGNDQNIVPHDGVFNNIAVSTSSNFRSNVDDGRDIEIAVQDAVLREQELATQNIIRSQRESVGADGLPAEQSDIFSERYDPSTIKEHLLKITSEHRAEMAMKRGKLNLPEEGNLEIGNGYGVPGGCASYGASKPGIVANGNNVTGQKIQGQVKEAEQSSAAKALPEYLKQKLRARGILKEDAEHSNPTNSDAVSNTKLHGEKLPHGWVEAKDPHSGVSYYYNESSGKSQWERPSELSSDTQLSSAVSLPEDWMEAIDQTSGLKYYYNMRTHITQWERPVASHQTTLTHSNDKVPGPWNDQTLEQSKCITCGSGMTLVQGSRYCNACTSGVSTSSTNGMWQDQSSEQNKCMGCGGWGLGLVQAWGYCNHCTRLPQCQYLPTNNISNQQKTENIKHSADPSIKKSATDRSKWKPPMGKGGKRESRKRSYSEDDELDPMDPSSYSDAPRGGWVVGLKGVQPRAADTTATGPLFQQRPYPSPGAVLRKNAEIASQTKKGSSHYAPISKRGDGSDGLGDAD from the exons ATGCCGACTTCTACTACAGCAATTGCAGGTTCAGGAGATTCGTCCAATACCATAATTGGTTCTAGTGCCGAAGATAAATCCCTCAAGGAATCAGCTGCTGCTCAAAATGAAGTGCAAGAACTTGAAAAGTTTAGCAAACAAATTTATCCTTGCCAACCGGGAGAAGCTCAGTGTTCTGTGGCAATATCTGCTGATCAAGAGACCAATCGAAGTTTTGGGAACGATCAGAACATTGTTCCCCATGACGGTGTGTTTAACAACATTGCTGTCTCAACTTCTAGCAACTTCAGGTCGAATGTTGACGATGGCAGAGACATTGAGATTGCTGTTCAGGATGCCGTGTTGAGGGAACAG GAACTCGCTACCCAAAATATTATTCGTAGCCAAAG GGAATCTGTGGGTGCAGATGGACTTCCGGCTGAGCAATCAGATATCTTTTCAGAACGTTATGACCCGAGTACTATTAAA GAGCATCTTTTGAAGATTACTTCTGAACATCGTGCAGAAATGGCTATGAAAAGGGGAAAGTTGAATCTTCCAGAAGAAG GGAACTTGGAAATTGGAAATGGATACGGAGTACCTGGTGGATGTGCTTCCTATGGTGCTTCAAAGCCTGGAATTGTTGCCAATG GAAATAATGTGACTGGCCAGAAAATCCAGGGACAAGTCAAGGAAGCCGAACAAAGTTCTGCTGCCAAAGCATTGCCAGAGTACCTCAAGCAGAAGCTAAGAGCTAGGGGTATTCTTAAAGAAGATGCAGAACACAGTAATCCT ACAAATTCTGACGCTGTTTCAAACACAAAGTTGCATGGAGAAAAGCTGCCTCATGGATGG GTGGAGGCTAAAGACCCTCACAGTGGCGTTtcatattattataatgaaaGTAGTGGGAAGAGTCAATGGGAAAGGCCCTCCGAACTTTCTTCTGATACGCAACTTTCATCAGCTGTATCCCTTCCAGAAGATTGGATGGAGGCAATTGATCAAACATCAG GCCTTAAATACTATTACAATATGAGAACCCATATAACCCAGTGGGAGCGGCCTGTTGCATCTCATCAAACAACTTTGACACACTCGAATGATAAAGTTCCTGGGCCTTGGAACGACCAAACTTTGGAGCAAAGTAAATGCATCACATGTGGAAGTGGAATGACCCTCGTACAGGGTTCAAGATACTGCAACGCTTGTACAAG TGGGGTTTCTACAAGTTCAACCAATGGGATGTGGCAGGACCAATCGTCTGAGCAAAATAAATGCATGGGATGTGGTGGCTGGGGACTAGGCCTTGTGCAAGCTTGGGGTTACTGTAATCATTGCACACG TCTCCCCCAGTGTCAGTACTTGCCAACCAACAACATTAGCAATCAGCAGAAGACAGAGAACATCAAGCATAGTGCCGATCCCTCCATTAAAAAATCTGCGACAGATAG GTCCAAATGGAAACCTCCAATGGGAAAAGGTGGAAAGCGAGAAAGTAGGAAGCGTTCCTACAGTGAGGATGATGAATTGGATCCAATGGATCCTAGCTCTTATTCAGATGCTCCTCGTGGTGGCTG GGTTGTGGGTCTAAAAGGTGTGCAGCCTCGGGCAGCAGATACTACTGCTACA GGTCCTCTCTTTCAACAGCGGCCATATCCATCACCTGGAGCTGTTCTGAGGAAGAATGCTGAAATtgcttcacagaccaagaaagGAAGCTCTCACTATGCACCCATTTCCAAGAGGGGAGATGGAAGTGATGGCCTTGGTGATGCTGACTGA
- the LOC103486911 gene encoding uncharacterized protein LOC103486911 isoform X3 yields MPTSTTAIAGSGDSSNTIIGSSAEDKSLKESAAAQNEVQELEKFSKQIYPCQPGEAQCSVAISADQETNRSFGNDQNIVPHDGVFNNIAVSTSSNFRSNVDDGRDIEIAVQDAVLREQELATQNIIRSQRESVGADGLPAEQSDIFSERYDPSTIKEHLLKITSEHRAEMAMKRGKLNLPEEGNLEIGNGYGVPGGCASYGASKPGIVANGNNVTGQKIQGQVKEAEQSSAAKALPEYLKQKLRARGILKEDAEHSNPTNSDAVSNTKLHGEKLPHGWVEAKDPHSGVSYYYNESSGKSQWERPSELSSDTQLSSAVSLPEDWMEAIDQTSGLKYYYNMRTHITQWERPVASHQTTLTHSNDKVPGPWNDQTLEQSKCITCGSGMTLVQGSRYCNACTSGVSTSSTNGMWQDQSSEQNKCMGCGGWGLGLVQAWGYCNHCTRVSTCQPTTLAISRRQRTSSIVPIPPLKNLRQIGPNGNLQWEKVESEKVGSVPTVRMMNWIQWILALIQMLLVVAGLWV; encoded by the exons ATGCCGACTTCTACTACAGCAATTGCAGGTTCAGGAGATTCGTCCAATACCATAATTGGTTCTAGTGCCGAAGATAAATCCCTCAAGGAATCAGCTGCTGCTCAAAATGAAGTGCAAGAACTTGAAAAGTTTAGCAAACAAATTTATCCTTGCCAACCGGGAGAAGCTCAGTGTTCTGTGGCAATATCTGCTGATCAAGAGACCAATCGAAGTTTTGGGAACGATCAGAACATTGTTCCCCATGACGGTGTGTTTAACAACATTGCTGTCTCAACTTCTAGCAACTTCAGGTCGAATGTTGACGATGGCAGAGACATTGAGATTGCTGTTCAGGATGCCGTGTTGAGGGAACAG GAACTCGCTACCCAAAATATTATTCGTAGCCAAAG GGAATCTGTGGGTGCAGATGGACTTCCGGCTGAGCAATCAGATATCTTTTCAGAACGTTATGACCCGAGTACTATTAAA GAGCATCTTTTGAAGATTACTTCTGAACATCGTGCAGAAATGGCTATGAAAAGGGGAAAGTTGAATCTTCCAGAAGAAG GGAACTTGGAAATTGGAAATGGATACGGAGTACCTGGTGGATGTGCTTCCTATGGTGCTTCAAAGCCTGGAATTGTTGCCAATG GAAATAATGTGACTGGCCAGAAAATCCAGGGACAAGTCAAGGAAGCCGAACAAAGTTCTGCTGCCAAAGCATTGCCAGAGTACCTCAAGCAGAAGCTAAGAGCTAGGGGTATTCTTAAAGAAGATGCAGAACACAGTAATCCT ACAAATTCTGACGCTGTTTCAAACACAAAGTTGCATGGAGAAAAGCTGCCTCATGGATGG GTGGAGGCTAAAGACCCTCACAGTGGCGTTtcatattattataatgaaaGTAGTGGGAAGAGTCAATGGGAAAGGCCCTCCGAACTTTCTTCTGATACGCAACTTTCATCAGCTGTATCCCTTCCAGAAGATTGGATGGAGGCAATTGATCAAACATCAG GCCTTAAATACTATTACAATATGAGAACCCATATAACCCAGTGGGAGCGGCCTGTTGCATCTCATCAAACAACTTTGACACACTCGAATGATAAAGTTCCTGGGCCTTGGAACGACCAAACTTTGGAGCAAAGTAAATGCATCACATGTGGAAGTGGAATGACCCTCGTACAGGGTTCAAGATACTGCAACGCTTGTACAAG TGGGGTTTCTACAAGTTCAACCAATGGGATGTGGCAGGACCAATCGTCTGAGCAAAATAAATGCATGGGATGTGGTGGCTGGGGACTAGGCCTTGTGCAAGCTTGGGGTTACTGTAATCATTGCACACG TGTCAGTACTTGCCAACCAACAACATTAGCAATCAGCAGAAGACAGAGAACATCAAGCATAGTGCCGATCCCTCCATTAAAAAATCTGCGACAGATAG GTCCAAATGGAAACCTCCAATGGGAAAAGGTGGAAAGCGAGAAAGTAGGAAGCGTTCCTACAGTGAGGATGATGAATTGGATCCAATGGATCCTAGCTCTTATTCAGATGCTCCTCGTGGTGGCTG GGTTGTGGGTCTAA